Within the Equus przewalskii isolate Varuska chromosome 1, EquPr2, whole genome shotgun sequence genome, the region AAGATGATCAACAGATACCAATACCAAGATGATACAGAtcttggaattatctgacaaggatttgcAAACAGCCACCGTAAAAATTTTTCAACAAGCAATCacaaacacacttgaaacaaatgaaaatagaagtagcaaagaaatagaagatataaaaaactaaatggaaattttaggaCTGAAAAACACTGTAGGAGAAGtaaaaaaactcaatggatacactgaaaacaaaatcaagaggataaaggaaagaatgagtaAACCTGAACCAGAACAGAACAACAGAACAgtagaaatagaaacagaagaatcaaaacaatagaaattacccaaactgaataacagagagaaaattgactaaaaaaaaaatgagcagagcctcATGGACATATGGGACTATGGCAGATCAAATATCACATATTGGTGTCATCAGAGtcaaaaaggaaagtaagaagagggtggggctgaaaaactattcaaagaaataatagctgaaatgTTCCAAAATTTTGCAAATGACATAAACCTAAAGATTCAAGAAGCTAATAAGTAAACCctaaacaggataaacccaatgAAATCCATGCCAAGACACTTCATAAACTCCTGAAaactgaagataaagaaaaaaatcctgaaagtgGTCAGAGAGAAGATACCTTATCTATAGggaaaacaatttgaatgacaTCATCAGAAACTGCATTGGCCAGAAagaagtggcacaatattttcAAGTTCTGAAAGAGAACAGTCAACCCAGAATCctatattcagtgaaaatatccttcaggaataaaggggaaatcaagacattctcagaagaaggaaaactaggagaatttgtcaccagcatacctaccctaaaagaatgactaaaagaagttcttgaaacaggaaggaaatgataaaagaaggaattttggaatatcaggaaggaagaaagaacaacagGAAGAGTAAAAATATGGGGTCCAATCCAGGATATTATAGTACATTtatttgtcatgtctccttagtcttctcTAATCTCTGACAGTTTCTTGGTCTTCCcttgaatctgcatttttaataagctccctAGGTAGTTTTCAGGCACTAGAATTTGAGACTTATTGCTGTTCTAAAGTCACGGGCAGACCTTGAGCACACCTCAATGACCCACACTCTTTAAGGAGCATGTTGACTGGGAGAACCTTCTCTTGCCTGAGTGGTAGCTTGTAATTTTCATCCCAAATCATGCTGGTCAAAGACCCAGTCAAGGAAGAGAAGGCACACTCATGGAATTCTGGagaaaatttaacaaaagcaCCATTCACAGATGTATGGGGAGAGTTAAGGCAATTAATAAGGGATGCTAAAGAAGCCAGATACTATAGAGTTGAAAGGTTTTACCATTcttgggaagagaagaggagtaGAGGTGCCCAGCAGGAGAAGTAGTCAGAGATATGTAGTTATAGACAAATCCAGCcctgccagaaccacaaggcTCTGAAGCATGGAGGTGGTAGAGGAAGACACACTCAAGGCTTTACCTTCTTCTCCCCGACATCTGCTGGTGCCTCTTATTGGTAGAACTGGAAGGGAAGGGACCAAGGGGCAAGGAAGAACTGGATGATAGAGTCAGTCCACAGTGGAAGGTGAGAAGGGTAGAAAACAGATCTGGGGACAGGGTAAAGGGAGAATAACCAGTTCTTTTCTAAGCAAAATGCAAGAGAGagggggtcagcccggtggtgtagtggttaagtttgcgtgctctgctttggcagcccggggtttgcaggtttggatcccaggcacggacctagcattgctcatcaagccacactgtggtgacatcccacataaaatacaggaagattggcacagatgttagctcagcaaccatcttcctcaagcaaaaagaggaagattggcaacagatgttagctcagggccaatcttcctcacaaaaaaggaaaaaatgcaggAGAGAGGACCTGATTAGTAAACTGTGCCTGggtcaaaaacaaaataaacccacaataaaacaaaatactttgtGCCAATATATGTGGACAGCACTCATTTTAGGACTAAATTCTggcatattttaaagaaacattcaaCATATTTAACTAACCAGTACTGTTAGTCCAGTTTTCTCTTCAAAAAGCCACTTCTGAAATGCAGTAGGCATATAATGGATGTGATTTCAGATGTAAGAGTTCTAATTCCAGTTTGGTTTTTCTGGCCAGGAAATTTATTATGTTAAAGACTTCCAAGGTTTGTAGCTTACCTTACTTAGAGTCAAGGCTGGAATTTAACCATCTATTTGTTATTGTTAGTGCCATctagtcgattccaactccttgcaaccctgtgtacagctgagcagaaccctgcccggtctttttgtgtcatcctctcaccttctggcactatatcaaacaatgctccactgccattcgtagggttttcatggccaattttttcagaaatggtggccatttccttcttcctagtctgtcttagtatggaagctccactgaaacctgtctaccctGGGGGAACCTGCTGGTATtagaaataccagtggcatagctttcagcatcacagcaacacacagccaccacagtatgacagtCAAtaggtagtgtggttccctgaccagaaatgaacccaggccacaatgataaacaccaaattttaaccactagaccaccagggctagtTTTAGGCATCTATAGGTAATGTCAAAAGATGcattctcagggccagccccatggcagagtggttaagttcatgcactcctctttggtggcccaggattagccggttcagatccttggtgtggagctgcacactgctcgttaggccatgttctggcagcatcccacatagaagagctagaacgacctacaactagggtgtacaactatgtactggggcactggggagaaaaaaagaggaagattggcaatagatgttagctcagagccaaacttACTCAccccaaaaaaaagcataccttaaaaaaagatGCCTTCTCCTTGGTCTGATAGTAGGATGAGAATTCAGGCTTTTAATAGTAGACAGCTGACTTTTAGGCCTATCACCATTCAAATCTATAAATCAGTAACTTTTCCAGTATTGTACCAAGCACtgaccatttcttttctcttgcagaGAACATCATGGAAATGCTATGCAGCCCTCTGTCAAGGATAACAGTGGTAGCCATGGCTCTCCTATCAGTGGAAAATTAGAAGGCATCTTCTTCAGCTGCAGCACGGAATTCAACACTGGGAAGCCACCCCAGGATTCACCTTATGGAAGATACAGGTTTGAGATTGCAGCAGAAAAACTTTTTAACCCCAACACTAACTTATACTTTGGGGACTTCTACTGTATGTACACTGCTTATCATTATGTGATTCTTGTTATTGCCCCTGTGGGATCACCAGGAGATGAATTTTGTAAGCAGCGCCTTCCTCAACTAAATTCCAAGGATAATAAATTTTTGACCTGCACAGAAGAAGATGGGGTGCTGGTTTACCACCATGCCCAGGATGTCATTTTAGAAGTCATCTACACTGACCCTGTGGATCTTTCTCTGGGCACCGTGGCAGAGATCACTGGTCATCAGCTCATGAGTTTGTCTACTGCAAATGCAAAAAAAGATCCCAGCTGCAAAACCTGTAATATCAGTGTTGGACGTTAATGCTCGCTTTTCTTATTCTTACTCAGTCCCTTTTCTTCCCTTAGGAGCATTGATCCTCTGTTGTCCATTTTCATCACCAGATGTTTTCCACTGAAGCATGCACATGCCGCTATCACCAAAAGCAAACTGCCACTTTTCAAATTTCATTCAGAGCCGTTTTAGTGTTTCCTATTCCCTACCCTTCCCACTGCTTTCAATGATGAAATATCCTAAGTTCTCCTTCTGACACTTTATTGCCTAGATGctgcaatgtttttatttttcctttatgccAAACATAACAAAACAATTATATAAACTGCTttagcaaaatacaaaataacgGCTTATAAATGGTGTTTAAATATGCATTCATTTTAATCTACTGAACAAATATTGGGATAACTCCAAATCGCATGAAAGGGTGTAATTGCAGCATGAGTTAAATCCTGAAGCCTAGAATTGTCAGCACTTCCAACTTGTTGTTTGACAGtgttatttatgttatttatattagcTAACAGGAAACAACTACTGTGtttcaacataataaatataatagaaaaatattttatttgtattgttgtataaaatatttacaatcataTAGAATATATAGAGTTACATTTAATAGCAATTGTATACGTGTCACGAAACCATTTTCCTTATCAAAGATGTAGTTTGTAAACTTCAAATAGTTGTGTATCTGTCCTGTTACAAGTAGATGActttaattaaacaaatttatgAAGGACATTATTCTGATtcataaaagttataaaatatcagataaatacagagaaaacaatAAGCCTCTGAAATAGTCTACTTCTGAAACAGTCAGTATTTTTCCCATCCAAACTATATGAAAATGTGAATTTGTTCAGTATCATGCTTAAAcattacagaaaatagaaatacaaacatGGTTGGTACAAGAGAGAAAATGTTGacctttcacttatttttacaaaagcaaaaataataaacacgTTTTagtacaaaataacaaaaaatatacactaaagttgaggaagcaaataaaatattttggcttCTACTCCAAGGTGTCATAGCACACAATTTCcaaatctttcattttgtacagaaTGAAGAATAAGTGCAACTCACGAGAAAGCTTTTTGACTTTACAAAGTACAGACCTTGGAACATTAAGGAAAATGCATATTCCCAATGGAAAAATAGTTATATAATCTTATAGTAAACAAAAAGATTAGCAATTATAACTATGATCACATTAGATTATATACTACAGACACATATCTATCCAAAATacctattttcaaattttaatattttattttaatataaacatcTGTCAATTATAGACAAAGATAATTCACAAACTACATGCTATCAGAATGAACTTTGGTaatcagaaatgtaaaatttcaaataacagataaaataatgtgctatttttatatagaaataaaaaattagcaGTGACACATTCTAGTATATTTTAGGGTACTAAAAGCCTAGCAGACTTAAGGGACAAGGTAGTAGTTTTCGTTACGACTTAAAAATCTAttagaagtttcaaataaattacATTCTTAGTAGCTGTATTCCTTCTCCCATAAGAagagtttcttttcctcctcctactgagttttttaaaaaaatcatgctcTTTTCCATATATCAATATAAGCAATCTTTGGACACTAAATAGACTTTCCCTGAAAAGTGGCCCATTGAACAAGTGGATGCTCTATGTTATTTAGATTTGATAAAATACTAGatgttttctgaaataattatacTGATTGTGAGTTTTCTCCTTGGCATGGAggaggttgattttttttccaattgtacTGTTACTTGCGGTATTTTCCTCCCATTTAAATCCCTCTTTCTCATTTATAATCACACTTGCCATCTCTTCTTAAAACAGAACAGCTAATACTACCACTAAAGTGCTTCAATTTTCAGTATGTCAAAACTACTTAGCAAGAGCGGCAGAGGAAAATAAACTTGACTTTATCTTGGGTGAAAGTGATCACAAATATTTCCTAAACTTCAAATCGTTTTGGCCACATCTTGCTTGCTTATGAGAACCTCTAATAGTCTCAGTTTGGCTTTTATGTGCTTGTATTCATAGTACTCATCTGCCATTGGTATCCTATCTTCCTTTTGTGGACTTctgcaaaacagaaaatactGTCTATTAGTTCACAATCAAGTCATTAAAAATCCTTTTACAATTCTTACATGAGAAAGTACAGGGTAGCAGTTTCCACCTGGTTTTTGCATCATGTCTTTTTTACCTTCCCTTCACCTTGATTCACTCCCTCTTCCATGTGTTATTAGGTTTCCATAAAATAGTACCCTTTGAGAACTTGAATGTCATAGGGGTTTTGCAAATATATGGTCCAGTACGTAGACATATAACAATGGGGAAAGTGAAAAAGtctgaggaaaaaacaaaacccagaaccTCAAGGCATT harbors:
- the PHYHIPL gene encoding phytanoyl-CoA hydroxylase-interacting protein-like isoform X2; this encodes MEELPVPHNIKISNITCDSFKISWEMDSKSKDRITHYFIDLNKKENKNSNKFKHKDVPTKLVAKAVPLPMTVRGHWFLSPRTEYTVAVQTASKQVDGDYVVSEWSEIIEFCTADYSKVHLTQLLEKAEVIAGRMLKFSVFYRNQHKEYFDYIREHHGNAMQPSVKDNSGSHGSPISGKLEGIFFSCSTEFNTGKPPQDSPYGRYRFEIAAEKLFNPNTNLYFGDFYCMYTAYHYVILVIAPVGSPGDEFCKQRLPQLNSKDNKFLTCTEEDGVLVYHHAQDVILEVIYTDPVDLSLGTVAEITGHQLMSLSTANAKKDPSCKTCNISVGR